CGGGGATGTGCTCCTAAACGTAAAATATTCATCCCTCAACTACAAGGATGCTCTCTCGGCCATAGGAAACAGGGGCGTTACTAGGAATTACCCTCATACGCCCGGCGTTGACGCCGCCGGTGTAGTCCAGCGTTCAGAAGACGAGGAGTTTCAGCCCGGAGACAAGGTTATAGTGCATGGTTACGACTTGGGAATGGATACCTCCGGAGGATTCGGACAATACGTGAGGGTTCCGGCTGACTGGGTGGTTAACCTGCCTGCGGGACTTGATCTGAAAGAGTCGATGATGTACGGGACCGCGGGTTTTACGGCGGCACAGTCAGTGTTAAGAATCGTGGAGGGCGGAGTAAGCCCTGAAGACGGAAAGATTCTCGTAACCGGGGCGACGGGAGGGGTAGGTAGCATGGCCGTCGCTATTCTCGGAAAAGCCGGTTACAGCGTGACGGCTTCGACGGGAAAAGCGGAGCAGAAACAGTTCCTGGAGGACTTGGGAGCAGAGGAAGTAATCGGGAGAGAGGATTTAACTGACCCTTCGGGCAGGCTGCTGCTTAAGGGACAGTGGGCCGGGGTGGTCGATACCGTGGGCGGAGAGATGCTTGCCACCGCTATTAAGTCCACGAGACAAAGAGGAGTTGTGACTACGTGCGGCAATGTGGCTTCCCATGAACTCAACACGAATGTCTATCCGTTCATATTGAGGGGAGTTACGCTTGCGGGCATAGATTCTGCAAGCTGCCCGATGGGAAGAAGGCGGCTTGTATGGGAAAAGATATCCGGCGAATGGAAGATCGATATTCTTGAGCGGACCTGCAGAACGGTCTCCCTCGAAGATCTTGACCCTGAAATAGACGTTATACTTAAGGGCGGCCAGGTTGGAAGAGTGGTAGTTGATCTCTGGAATTAGAAATCTTATGGTCCCGGGTTAGGCCCATCATAGCGCGCCGCTCAGAGTTCTGCCCCAATATCTCTTGGAATTGGTTCTGTTTCTTTGACTCCGGTCAGTCTTTCTCCACCTTTCCGGACATTTTAATGAAGTGGCGATTCTGAAAAAAACATGTACTTTAGATAAACAATCGTTTTCATGGTTAAGGTTTCCAAGATGATAGTAATCAGGACATTTTTCTTGCTTCTCATAGCCGTGGCCGTGTCATGGAATATGGCTTTTGCGGAAGAGTATTTTTCCGAATCTCCTCCGGGCGCCAAGGTGTACATCATTTCTCCGAAAGACGGAGAAGTTGTCAGCA
The genomic region above belongs to Candidatus Dadabacteria bacterium and contains:
- a CDS encoding YhdH/YhfP family quinone oxidoreductase; translation: MSSDDFKAMVVSRDEDGEFTREITTREIGSLPDGDVLLNVKYSSLNYKDALSAIGNRGVTRNYPHTPGVDAAGVVQRSEDEEFQPGDKVIVHGYDLGMDTSGGFGQYVRVPADWVVNLPAGLDLKESMMYGTAGFTAAQSVLRIVEGGVSPEDGKILVTGATGGVGSMAVAILGKAGYSVTASTGKAEQKQFLEDLGAEEVIGREDLTDPSGRLLLKGQWAGVVDTVGGEMLATAIKSTRQRGVVTTCGNVASHELNTNVYPFILRGVTLAGIDSASCPMGRRRLVWEKISGEWKIDILERTCRTVSLEDLDPEIDVILKGGQVGRVVVDLWN